The following coding sequences lie in one Crassostrea angulata isolate pt1a10 chromosome 10, ASM2561291v2, whole genome shotgun sequence genomic window:
- the LOC128168009 gene encoding 40S ribosomal protein S15Aa, which translates to MVRMNVLADALKCIAAAEKKGKRQVLIRPCSKVIVRFLTVMMKHGYIGEFEIVDDHRNGKIVVNLTGRLNKCGVISPRFDISIRDMERWTTNLLPSRQFGFIVMTTSGGIMDHEEARRKHLGGKILGFFF; encoded by the exons ATGGTGCGGATGAATGTATTGGCAGATGCCCTCAAATGCATAGCAGCAGCTGAGAAAAAGGGCAAACGTCAGGTGCTAATAAGGCCCTGCTCAAAAGTCATCGTCAGATTTCTCACAGTGATGATGAAGCATG GTTACATTGGGGAATTTGAAATTGTTGATGACCACAGAAATGGCAAAATTGTTGTCAATCTTACAGGGCGATTAAACAAA TGTGGTGTCATCAGTCCTAGATTTGACATTTCCATTAGAGACATGGAAAGATGGACAACAAATTTATTGCCATCTCGACAGTTtgg attTATTGTTATGACAACGTCAGGGGGTATAATGGATCATGAAGAAGCCAGACGGAAACATTTAGGAGGAAAAATTCTTGGATTCTTTTTCTGA